The following coding sequences lie in one Paracidovorax avenae genomic window:
- a CDS encoding DUF3014 domain-containing protein: MPDSDPQDFRPPSSLPRRASPAGWVLAGVAGAAVLAGAAWWFGWIPPSARTAGAPPAAQSLEPPVAEAPASVPEPVASGPQHPVDSAQAPPPPAMKDSDAFITQALGEWLGSDRIAALLHLDDIVRRIVVTVDNLPRTQAPSRLWPVQPAPQHLAVQAEPGSAVDENGAPLHATIAPANAARYQALVALVEAVPRDRAVALYRQLYPLFQQTYVDLGYPKGYFNDRLVAVLGHLQETPEPRGPLRLQLTRVQGEVPSTRPWVRYEFADPHLQALSSGQKMMLRIGPENARRVKAVLADLRRQLVSAHAPAQATAVPAPSVAASAAP; encoded by the coding sequence ATGCCCGATTCCGATCCCCAGGATTTCCGCCCGCCGTCCTCTTTGCCGCGCCGCGCATCGCCCGCGGGCTGGGTGCTGGCGGGCGTGGCCGGCGCCGCGGTGCTGGCAGGGGCTGCCTGGTGGTTCGGGTGGATTCCGCCGTCCGCGCGCACGGCAGGGGCGCCGCCGGCCGCCCAGTCGCTCGAGCCTCCCGTGGCCGAGGCGCCGGCATCCGTGCCGGAGCCCGTGGCCTCCGGGCCGCAGCACCCCGTGGACTCTGCGCAGGCGCCGCCGCCGCCCGCGATGAAGGACTCCGACGCCTTCATCACACAGGCGCTGGGCGAGTGGCTGGGGAGCGATCGCATCGCCGCCCTGCTGCACCTCGACGACATCGTGCGGCGCATCGTGGTCACCGTGGACAACCTGCCCAGAACCCAGGCGCCGTCGCGCCTGTGGCCCGTGCAGCCGGCGCCGCAGCACCTGGCGGTGCAGGCCGAGCCCGGCAGCGCGGTGGACGAGAACGGTGCACCACTGCACGCCACCATCGCCCCGGCCAATGCCGCGCGCTACCAGGCCCTGGTCGCCCTGGTGGAAGCGGTACCGCGCGATCGCGCGGTCGCCCTCTACCGGCAGCTCTACCCGTTGTTCCAGCAGACCTATGTGGACCTGGGCTATCCCAAGGGCTACTTCAACGACCGGCTCGTGGCCGTGCTGGGCCACCTGCAGGAAACGCCCGAGCCGCGCGGGCCCCTGCGCCTGCAGCTCACACGCGTGCAGGGCGAGGTGCCGTCCACCCGGCCCTGGGTGCGCTACGAGTTCGCCGATCCGCACCTGCAGGCGCTGTCCAGCGGCCAGAAGATGATGCTGCGCATCGGACCGGAGAACGCACGCCGGGTCAAGGCCGTGCTGGCCGACCTGCGCCGCCAGCTGGTGTCGGCCCATGCGCCTGCCCAGGCCACGGCGGTGCCAGCACCGTCGGTGGCCGCGAGCGCCGCACCCTGA
- a CDS encoding LysR family transcriptional regulator: MSLEHVAWARRLKIRHLESFLVLDEAGTLTEAAARMHMTQSAMSHWLADLEELVGMPLVTRGRRIQLTPAGVIMKRLAVGVLGDISRTQLELGAVAAGRSARLHIGSVWAGVARGVPQALARFQALHPYISVTVSESPFGNLLEGLENRQLDVVVGSLDARAWQGRLDHRELFEDTVCLVVGRASRFWDAPGPVRLADLLQEDWIMPPKGTLMRSQLDTALLDSGASWLLPRVETAAITTLQALLHQGDYVGVCSGAMAEYQATLGNLRMLPLDRVIPFGPVGVVWSRDHASEAVRLFVEHITEATMAK, from the coding sequence ATGTCTCTTGAACACGTGGCCTGGGCACGCCGATTGAAAATCCGGCACCTCGAATCCTTTCTCGTGCTGGACGAGGCCGGCACGCTGACCGAGGCGGCCGCGCGCATGCACATGACGCAGTCGGCCATGTCGCACTGGCTGGCGGACCTGGAGGAACTGGTGGGCATGCCCCTGGTCACGCGCGGGCGGCGCATCCAGCTCACGCCGGCCGGGGTCATCATGAAGCGGCTGGCCGTGGGCGTGCTGGGCGACATCTCGCGCACGCAGCTCGAACTGGGCGCGGTGGCCGCGGGCCGCAGCGCGCGCCTGCACATCGGCAGCGTGTGGGCCGGCGTGGCGCGCGGGGTGCCGCAGGCGCTGGCGCGGTTCCAGGCCCTGCACCCGTACATCTCGGTCACCGTATCGGAGAGTCCGTTCGGGAACCTGCTCGAAGGATTGGAGAACCGGCAGCTGGACGTGGTGGTCGGCTCGCTGGATGCGCGCGCCTGGCAGGGGCGGCTGGACCACCGCGAGCTGTTCGAGGACACCGTCTGCCTGGTGGTGGGACGTGCCAGCCGCTTCTGGGATGCGCCCGGGCCCGTGCGCCTGGCGGACCTGCTGCAGGAGGACTGGATCATGCCGCCCAAGGGCACGCTGATGCGTTCGCAGCTGGACACGGCCCTGCTAGACAGCGGTGCGTCTTGGCTGCTGCCCAGGGTGGAGACCGCCGCCATCACCACGCTGCAGGCCCTGCTGCACCAGGGCGACTACGTGGGCGTGTGCTCCGGGGCCATGGCCGAGTACCAGGCCACGCTGGGCAACCTGCGCATGCTGCCGCTGGACCGCGTCATCCCCTTCGGCCCGGTGGGGGTGGTCTGGAGCCGCGACCATGCCTCGGAGGCCGTGCGGCTTTTCGTGGAGCACATCACCGAGGCCACCATGGCGAAGTAG
- a CDS encoding class III extradiol ring-cleavage dioxygenase yields MSSPVPLSAMPSSSASPVSAAGREVPALFVSHGSPMFALEAGETGPALRAWADGLRQRFPALRGVVVMSPHWMARGVRVMTGAQPATWHDFGGFPEPLYALRYPASGAPGLAGEVLSLLQAAGFDAQGDAQRPFDHGAWVPLMHLFPAADLPVVQVALPADAGPREVYHLGAALRGLRAQGVLVMGSGSMTHNLSEFFGGARGAQPYVTEFSRWVEGALQRGDVEELLEYRSRAPHAVRAHPGDDHFLPLFFALGAAGEDRAPAYLSREVMHGSLAMDAFALGPEAAAA; encoded by the coding sequence ATGTCTTCGCCCGTACCGCTCTCCGCCATGCCTTCGTCTTCCGCCTCGCCCGTATCCGCGGCGGGCCGGGAGGTGCCCGCACTGTTCGTTTCGCACGGCTCGCCCATGTTCGCGCTGGAAGCCGGGGAAACCGGCCCGGCCCTGCGCGCCTGGGCGGACGGTCTGCGCCAGCGCTTCCCCGCGCTGCGCGGCGTGGTGGTGATGTCGCCGCACTGGATGGCGCGCGGCGTGCGCGTCATGACTGGCGCGCAGCCGGCCACCTGGCATGATTTCGGGGGCTTTCCGGAGCCGCTCTATGCGCTGCGCTATCCGGCATCCGGCGCGCCCGGCCTGGCCGGGGAGGTGCTGTCGCTGCTGCAGGCGGCCGGCTTCGACGCGCAGGGTGATGCGCAGCGGCCCTTCGACCACGGCGCCTGGGTGCCGCTGATGCACCTCTTCCCGGCGGCGGACCTGCCGGTGGTGCAGGTCGCGCTGCCCGCCGATGCAGGCCCGCGCGAGGTGTACCACCTGGGTGCGGCGCTGCGCGGCCTGCGTGCGCAGGGCGTCCTGGTGATGGGCTCCGGCAGCATGACGCACAACCTCTCCGAGTTCTTCGGCGGTGCGCGCGGTGCGCAGCCCTATGTGACCGAGTTCTCCCGGTGGGTGGAAGGTGCGCTGCAGCGGGGCGACGTGGAGGAACTGCTGGAATACCGCAGCCGGGCCCCGCACGCCGTGCGCGCGCATCCCGGCGACGACCATTTCCTGCCGCTGTTCTTCGCGCTCGGCGCGGCCGGCGAAGACCGTGCGCCGGCCTACCTGAGCCGGGAGGTGATGCATGGCTCGCTCGCCATGGACGCCTTCGCCCTCGGGCCCGAAGCCGCGGCCGCGTGA
- the mdeB gene encoding alpha-ketoglutarate dehydrogenase: MNAPLPLHALGAQAAATSSGMPVADADPQETAEWRDAFLALVATQGPERARFVLDELAALARQQHTGWQPTLNTPYVNTVAVEAQPVFPGDLAIEERLASLMRWNALAMVVRANQAYGELGGHIASYASAADLFEAGFNHFFRAREGTGPGQHRGDLVFFQPHSAPGVYARAFLEGRLTEHDLQHYRQEITAPAAGAQGLSSYPHPWLMPDFWQFPTGSMGIGPISSIYHARFMRYLTHRNLLDCQGRKVWGVFGDGEMDEPESMSALTLAAREGLDNLVWVVNCNLQRLDGPVRGNGRIVDELERLFAGAGWNVVKLLWGSDWDGLFARDLTGTLARTLGGTVDGQMQTFAAKDGRYNRDHFFGQSPELVALAQGLTDEQIDRLKRGGHDLVKIHAAYAAAAAHRGQPTVILAHTKKGYGMGTAGQGKMTTHSQKKLDESDLLEFRNRFNLPLTDAQATGLAFYRPAEDSPEMRYLRERRAALGGTLPRRETACDAVPVPPVGQYAQFALQAQGKEMSTTMAFVRMLGSLLKDAQLGPRIVPIVADEARTFGMANLFKQVGIYSSLGQRYAPEDIGSVLSYREALDGQILEEGISEAGAIASWTAAATSYSVHGLAMLPFYIYYSMFGFQRVGDAIWAAADQRARGFLLGATSGRTTLGGEGLQHQDGSSHLVAATIPNCKAYDPAHAGELAVILDAGMREMLVEQRDVFYYVTLMNENYAQPDLPAGVEEGVLRGCYVFSGPTPSPGPADAPAVTLLGSGAILTEVVKAAQALAAEGVQVTVVSVTSWSELARDGVACEQRLLQGEARPGTPWLTQVLQGTQGPVVAATDYVRAVPESVRAFVPEGRRYLTLGTDGFGRSDTRAALRGHFGVDAASVAGAARSLLHTTSPWWPR; encoded by the coding sequence ATGAATGCTCCGCTGCCGCTCCATGCTCTGGGTGCCCAGGCCGCCGCCACGTCCTCCGGCATGCCCGTTGCCGATGCCGATCCGCAGGAAACCGCCGAATGGCGCGACGCCTTCCTGGCCCTGGTCGCCACCCAGGGGCCGGAGCGTGCCCGCTTCGTGCTGGACGAACTCGCGGCCCTGGCGCGCCAGCAGCACACCGGCTGGCAGCCCACGCTGAACACGCCGTACGTCAACACCGTGGCCGTGGAGGCGCAGCCGGTGTTCCCCGGCGACCTGGCCATCGAGGAGCGGCTGGCCTCCCTCATGCGCTGGAATGCCCTCGCCATGGTGGTGCGCGCCAACCAGGCCTATGGCGAGCTGGGCGGCCATATCGCCAGCTACGCGAGCGCGGCCGACCTGTTCGAAGCCGGCTTCAACCACTTCTTCCGCGCCCGCGAGGGCACGGGCCCCGGCCAGCACCGGGGCGACCTCGTGTTCTTCCAGCCGCACAGCGCGCCGGGTGTCTATGCGCGCGCCTTTCTCGAAGGCCGGCTGACCGAGCACGACCTGCAGCACTACCGCCAGGAGATCACCGCGCCCGCGGCGGGCGCGCAGGGCCTCTCCAGCTATCCGCACCCCTGGCTCATGCCCGACTTCTGGCAGTTCCCCACGGGCTCCATGGGCATCGGGCCGATCAGCAGCATCTACCACGCGCGCTTCATGCGCTACCTCACGCACCGCAACCTGCTGGATTGCCAGGGGCGCAAAGTGTGGGGCGTGTTCGGCGACGGCGAGATGGACGAACCCGAAAGCATGAGCGCATTGACGCTCGCCGCGCGCGAGGGGCTGGACAACCTCGTGTGGGTGGTCAATTGCAACCTGCAGCGGCTCGACGGCCCGGTGCGCGGCAACGGCCGCATCGTCGATGAGCTGGAGCGCCTCTTCGCCGGCGCGGGCTGGAACGTGGTCAAGCTGCTCTGGGGCAGCGACTGGGATGGCCTTTTCGCGCGGGACCTGACCGGCACGCTGGCGCGCACGCTGGGTGGCACGGTGGACGGGCAGATGCAGACCTTCGCCGCCAAGGACGGGCGCTACAACCGCGACCACTTCTTCGGCCAGTCGCCGGAACTGGTGGCGCTGGCCCAGGGCCTGACCGACGAGCAGATCGACCGCCTCAAGCGTGGCGGCCACGACCTGGTGAAGATCCACGCCGCCTATGCCGCTGCTGCTGCCCACCGTGGCCAGCCGACGGTGATCCTGGCCCACACCAAGAAGGGCTATGGCATGGGTACGGCGGGGCAGGGCAAGATGACCACGCACAGCCAGAAGAAGCTGGATGAGTCCGACCTGCTGGAATTCCGCAACCGCTTCAACCTGCCGCTCACCGACGCGCAGGCCACGGGTCTGGCCTTCTACCGTCCGGCCGAGGACAGTCCCGAGATGCGCTACCTGCGCGAGCGCCGCGCCGCGCTGGGCGGCACGCTTCCGCGCCGCGAGACCGCCTGCGACGCGGTGCCCGTGCCGCCCGTGGGGCAGTACGCCCAGTTCGCGCTGCAGGCCCAGGGCAAGGAGATGAGCACCACCATGGCCTTCGTGCGCATGTTGGGCTCCCTGCTGAAGGACGCGCAGCTGGGCCCGCGCATCGTGCCCATCGTGGCCGACGAGGCACGCACCTTCGGCATGGCGAATCTCTTCAAGCAGGTGGGTATCTACAGCAGCCTGGGCCAGCGCTATGCGCCGGAGGACATCGGTTCGGTGCTCAGCTACCGCGAGGCGCTGGACGGCCAGATACTGGAAGAGGGCATCAGCGAGGCCGGTGCCATCGCCAGTTGGACGGCCGCCGCCACCAGCTACAGCGTGCATGGCCTGGCGATGCTGCCGTTCTACATCTACTACTCTATGTTCGGCTTCCAGCGCGTGGGCGACGCCATCTGGGCCGCGGCCGACCAGCGCGCGCGCGGCTTCCTGCTGGGCGCCACCTCGGGCCGCACCACGCTGGGCGGCGAAGGGCTGCAGCACCAGGACGGCTCCAGCCACCTCGTGGCCGCCACCATTCCCAACTGCAAGGCCTACGATCCGGCGCACGCGGGCGAGCTGGCAGTCATCCTGGATGCCGGCATGCGCGAGATGCTGGTGGAGCAGCGCGACGTGTTCTATTACGTCACGCTCATGAACGAGAACTACGCCCAGCCCGACCTGCCGGCGGGCGTGGAAGAAGGCGTGCTGCGCGGCTGCTATGTGTTCAGCGGCCCCACGCCATCCCCAGGCCCGGCCGACGCGCCCGCGGTCACCCTGCTGGGCTCCGGCGCGATCCTTACCGAAGTGGTCAAGGCCGCGCAGGCCCTGGCGGCCGAGGGCGTGCAGGTGACGGTGGTGAGCGTGACCAGCTGGAGCGAACTGGCGCGCGACGGCGTGGCCTGCGAGCAGCGCCTGCTGCAGGGCGAAGCCCGGCCGGGAACGCCCTGGCTCACGCAGGTGCTGCAAGGCACGCAGGGCCCGGTGGTGGCCGCCACGGACTATGTGCGCGCCGTGCCCGAGAGCGTGCGCGCCTTCGTACCGGAAGGCCGCCGCTACCTCACCCTGGGGACGGACGGCTTCGGCCGCAGCGACACGCGCGCGGCGCTGCGCGGCCATTTCGGCGTGGATGCCGCCAGCGTGGCCGGGGCCGCGCGCAGCCTGCTGCACACTACTTCGCCATGGTGGCCTCGGTGA
- a CDS encoding alpha/beta hydrolase: MTQTTSSALLPLLDLPLAFLGRRAAPDTAQPWLLVLMHGVGSHEKDLFSLAPAVPGHFHVLSLRAPYAMGPGANTWFEFSVEPDGSRTIHEAQEIASRSLLARTVESAASQLGVPPERVVVGGFSQGGIMALSLLLTRPELLQAAMVWHSRLLPQVLPHAVEPAALRGRALWVSHGEQDNVIPLASARALRDHVRGLPLALTYREYPGMHEIRPGELREAMDWLAALGAAEALAR; the protein is encoded by the coding sequence ATGACCCAGACCACTTCCTCTGCGCTTCTCCCCTTGCTGGATTTGCCGCTCGCCTTTCTCGGCCGCCGTGCCGCGCCGGATACGGCGCAGCCCTGGCTGCTGGTGCTCATGCACGGCGTGGGCAGCCACGAAAAAGACCTTTTCTCGCTCGCGCCCGCCGTGCCCGGGCACTTCCACGTGCTGAGCCTGCGCGCGCCCTATGCCATGGGGCCGGGGGCCAACACCTGGTTCGAGTTCTCGGTGGAGCCCGACGGCAGCCGCACCATCCATGAAGCCCAGGAGATCGCCAGCCGCAGCCTGCTGGCGCGCACCGTGGAAAGTGCCGCCTCGCAGCTCGGGGTGCCGCCGGAGCGCGTGGTGGTGGGCGGCTTCAGCCAGGGCGGCATCATGGCGTTGTCCCTGCTGCTCACCCGGCCCGAACTGCTGCAGGCCGCCATGGTCTGGCACAGCCGGCTGCTGCCCCAGGTGCTGCCCCATGCGGTCGAACCTGCCGCGCTGCGGGGCCGGGCCCTGTGGGTGAGCCACGGCGAGCAGGACAACGTGATTCCGCTGGCGAGTGCCCGAGCCCTTCGCGACCATGTACGCGGCCTGCCGCTGGCCCTGACCTACCGGGAGTATCCCGGCATGCACGAGATCCGCCCCGGCGAACTGCGCGAGGCGATGGACTGGCTGGCCGCCCTGGGTGCGGCCGAGGCGCTCGCGCGCTGA
- a CDS encoding Lrp/AsnC family transcriptional regulator, translated as MKLDTIDLRILAELQADGSLSNVELARRVHLSPSPCLARVKALEASGVIARYVALANPAVLGLGLNVFISISLKSQAKEALAQFERRIAEHDEVMECYLMSGDSDYLIRVAVADIGALERFILEQLTPIPGIEKIRSSFALKQVRYKTALPLPAA; from the coding sequence ATGAAGCTGGACACGATCGATCTGCGCATCCTGGCCGAGCTGCAGGCCGACGGCTCGCTCTCCAACGTGGAGCTGGCGCGCCGCGTGCATCTCTCGCCGTCCCCTTGTCTCGCGCGCGTCAAGGCGCTGGAGGCCTCGGGGGTGATCGCCCGCTATGTCGCCCTGGCGAACCCGGCCGTGCTGGGCCTGGGGCTGAACGTGTTCATCAGCATCAGCCTGAAATCGCAGGCCAAGGAGGCGCTGGCGCAGTTCGAGCGCCGCATCGCCGAGCATGACGAGGTCATGGAGTGCTACCTGATGAGCGGCGATTCGGACTACCTGATCCGCGTGGCCGTCGCCGACATCGGCGCGCTGGAGCGCTTCATCCTGGAGCAGCTCACGCCGATTCCGGGCATCGAGAAAATCCGCTCCAGCTTCGCGCTCAAGCAGGTGCGCTACAAGACCGCCCTGCCGCTGCCTGCCGCCTGA
- a CDS encoding antibiotic biosynthesis monooxygenase produces MPLFIAMNRFRIVPGREDEFVEIWRQRDSHLAQVPGFQSFHLLRGETTAEHTLFVSHTVWESRAHFEDWTRSDAFRAAHANAGQKRDIYLGPPQLELFDAAW; encoded by the coding sequence ATGCCTCTTTTCATCGCCATGAACCGTTTCCGCATCGTCCCCGGCCGCGAGGACGAATTCGTCGAGATCTGGCGCCAGCGCGACAGCCACCTCGCGCAGGTGCCCGGCTTCCAGTCGTTCCACCTGCTGCGCGGCGAGACCACGGCGGAGCACACGCTGTTCGTCTCGCACACGGTGTGGGAGTCTCGCGCGCACTTCGAGGACTGGACGCGCTCGGATGCCTTCCGCGCCGCGCATGCGAACGCCGGCCAGAAGCGTGACATCTACCTGGGCCCGCCGCAACTGGAACTGTTCGACGCTGCGTGGTGA
- the ggt gene encoding gamma-glutamyltransferase yields MTHEAMVSCPQPEAAESGIEILRAGGNAVDAAVATALAQTVVDPLMCGIAGFGTAAVYMQGANGPAAHEYFDFHAPAPLACREDMWAGLLEGETRDGFGFILKGRVNDIGPQSIATPATLKGLEAMHRAHGRMPWKEVMAPAIAWAREGFFVRPGMHAFWIDEPTMGRVSNLDRLRYSDEGRALYCRPDGSPKPIGAPLANAGMADVLAQVAQEGIAPFYEGELARRMVEHVQSLGGLLSLDDLQGHAVRRTVPLVGSYRGRSVTTNQPPGGGAMLLQMLNILENFPLAEMEHNGPAYLRLLSEAMKKATSDKDLHIGDPAFVEVPLDALLSKEAAARVAEDIRAGKRHRVERVNPGAPVPRDTTHLSVVDGDGNCVSMTHSLAMPSGVITPGMGFFYNGCMGVFDPRPGRAGSIQPGKSRFTSSCPTIVLRDGRPEIVLGAPGGTQIAMGVLQVLLNMIDHGMGMQEAVSAPRFSSTSNSIDVCNRIPRHVTRALQADGCEVFRNPYNYTIGWVHGVQIGEDGRLHGGADPGRDGVAYRTAVA; encoded by the coding sequence ATGACCCACGAAGCGATGGTGTCCTGCCCGCAACCCGAGGCGGCCGAATCGGGCATCGAAATCCTGCGCGCGGGCGGCAACGCGGTGGATGCCGCCGTCGCCACCGCGCTGGCACAGACCGTGGTGGACCCGCTGATGTGCGGCATCGCCGGTTTCGGCACGGCGGCCGTGTACATGCAGGGCGCGAACGGGCCGGCGGCCCACGAATACTTCGACTTCCACGCCCCCGCGCCGCTCGCCTGCCGCGAAGACATGTGGGCCGGCCTGCTCGAAGGCGAGACCCGGGACGGCTTCGGCTTCATCCTGAAGGGCCGCGTCAACGACATCGGCCCGCAGTCCATCGCCACGCCGGCCACACTCAAAGGGCTGGAGGCCATGCACCGCGCCCACGGCCGCATGCCGTGGAAGGAGGTGATGGCGCCCGCGATCGCCTGGGCGCGCGAGGGCTTTTTCGTGCGGCCCGGCATGCACGCCTTCTGGATCGACGAGCCCACCATGGGCCGTGTGAGCAACCTCGACCGGTTGCGCTACAGCGACGAAGGCCGAGCGCTCTACTGCCGCCCGGACGGCTCGCCCAAGCCCATCGGGGCCCCGCTCGCCAATGCCGGAATGGCGGATGTGCTGGCGCAGGTCGCGCAGGAGGGCATCGCGCCGTTCTACGAAGGCGAACTGGCGCGCCGCATGGTGGAGCATGTGCAGTCGCTGGGCGGCCTGCTGTCGCTCGATGACCTGCAGGGCCATGCCGTGCGCCGCACGGTTCCGCTCGTGGGCAGCTACCGCGGTCGCTCCGTGACGACCAACCAGCCTCCGGGCGGCGGCGCCATGCTGCTGCAGATGCTGAACATCCTGGAGAACTTCCCGCTGGCGGAGATGGAGCACAACGGCCCGGCCTACCTGCGCCTGCTCAGCGAAGCGATGAAGAAGGCCACCTCGGACAAGGACCTGCACATCGGCGATCCGGCCTTCGTGGAGGTGCCGCTGGATGCGCTGCTCTCGAAGGAGGCCGCGGCGCGCGTGGCCGAGGACATCCGTGCGGGCAAGCGCCACCGCGTGGAGCGCGTGAACCCGGGCGCTCCGGTGCCGCGCGATACCACCCACCTGAGCGTGGTGGACGGCGACGGCAACTGCGTGTCGATGACGCATTCCCTGGCCATGCCCTCGGGCGTGATCACGCCGGGCATGGGGTTCTTCTACAACGGCTGCATGGGCGTGTTCGATCCGCGGCCGGGCCGCGCGGGCAGCATCCAGCCGGGCAAGAGCCGCTTCACGTCGTCGTGCCCGACCATCGTCTTGCGGGACGGCAGGCCGGAAATCGTGCTGGGCGCGCCGGGCGGCACGCAGATCGCCATGGGCGTGCTGCAGGTGCTGCTCAACATGATCGACCACGGCATGGGCATGCAGGAGGCCGTCTCGGCGCCGCGCTTCTCGTCCACCAGCAATTCCATCGACGTGTGCAACCGCATCCCGCGCCACGTCACGCGCGCATTGCAGGCGGACGGCTGCGAGGTGTTCCGCAACCCGTACAACTACACCATCGGCTGGGTGCACGGCGTGCAGATCGGCGAGGACGGGCGGTTGCATGGCGGTGCCGATCCCGGGCGCGACGGGGTGGCCTACCGCACGGCCGTGGCCTGA
- a CDS encoding Bug family tripartite tricarboxylate transporter substrate binding protein: MNKTSWLARWAAVALTWAVAAAPALAQDAAGYPGTRPIRLVVSQQAGGSSDTVARLWAEHAGKALGANIVVENKPGAGGIIAAQQVLGQPADGYTLMFGGVSQMVLNKFVYKPLPYDPEKDFTGVGMLSTVPFVLVANPATGFKSLDDLVKYAKAHPGELNFSSSGLGNSTQLAVELLQKKLGISMTHVPFKGEPDGLMATIGGQTQVMAPVAGTALPHIKNRKVVPLVVLAPSRLAELPDVPAANELGVKDFDTMGWSGIVARAGTPPAIIAKLHEGTRAFHASAEVQARLRAMNAIPMAGPASQLMEVARRDTRAWGPTLDALNLSGK, translated from the coding sequence ATGAACAAAACTTCTTGGCTGGCCCGGTGGGCTGCCGTGGCCCTCACCTGGGCCGTGGCCGCCGCCCCGGCACTGGCGCAGGATGCCGCGGGCTACCCCGGCACCCGTCCCATCCGCCTCGTGGTGTCCCAGCAGGCCGGCGGCAGCTCCGACACGGTGGCCCGCCTGTGGGCCGAACACGCCGGCAAGGCGCTGGGCGCCAACATCGTCGTGGAGAACAAGCCCGGCGCGGGCGGCATCATCGCGGCGCAGCAGGTGCTCGGCCAGCCGGCCGACGGCTACACGCTGATGTTCGGCGGGGTGTCGCAGATGGTGCTCAACAAGTTCGTGTACAAGCCGCTGCCATACGACCCCGAGAAGGATTTCACCGGCGTGGGCATGCTGAGCACCGTGCCCTTCGTGCTGGTGGCCAACCCTGCCACGGGCTTCAAGTCGCTGGACGACCTGGTGAAGTACGCCAAGGCGCACCCGGGCGAGCTGAACTTCTCGTCCTCCGGCCTGGGCAATTCGACGCAGCTGGCGGTGGAACTGCTGCAGAAGAAGCTCGGCATCTCGATGACGCATGTGCCTTTCAAGGGCGAACCCGATGGGCTCATGGCGACCATCGGCGGCCAGACCCAGGTGATGGCCCCGGTGGCCGGCACCGCGCTGCCGCACATCAAGAACCGCAAGGTGGTGCCGCTGGTGGTGCTGGCGCCTTCGCGCCTCGCCGAACTGCCCGATGTGCCGGCCGCCAACGAACTGGGCGTGAAGGATTTCGACACCATGGGCTGGAGCGGCATCGTCGCCAGGGCCGGCACGCCGCCAGCGATCATTGCCAAGCTGCACGAGGGCACGCGCGCCTTCCACGCCAGCGCCGAGGTGCAGGCCAGGCTGCGCGCCATGAACGCGATTCCCATGGCCGGCCCCGCCAGCCAGCTCATGGAAGTGGCGCGCCGCGACACCCGGGCATGGGGTCCGACGCTCGACGCGCTGAACCTGAGCGGCAAGTGA
- the arfB gene encoding alternative ribosome rescue aminoacyl-tRNA hydrolase ArfB encodes MADGTPRMSSMAGRAPLQVDEREVVFTAMRAQGPGGQNVNKVSSAVQLRFDIPASSLPEDVKARLLALPDARITQAGVVVIKAQQFRTQEANRLDALQRLDALVARAARPPRVRKATQPSYGERQRRLQDKRERSGTKALRGRVRDAG; translated from the coding sequence ATGGCGGACGGTACGCCCCGCATGTCCTCCATGGCGGGCCGCGCGCCGCTGCAGGTGGACGAGCGCGAGGTCGTCTTCACTGCGATGCGGGCCCAGGGGCCGGGCGGCCAGAACGTGAACAAGGTGTCGAGCGCAGTGCAACTGCGTTTCGACATCCCGGCCTCGTCGCTCCCCGAAGACGTCAAGGCCCGGCTGCTGGCCCTGCCCGATGCCCGCATCACACAGGCGGGCGTGGTGGTCATCAAGGCGCAACAGTTCCGCACGCAGGAAGCCAACCGGCTGGATGCGCTGCAGCGGCTCGACGCCCTGGTGGCGCGCGCCGCCCGGCCACCCCGCGTGCGCAAGGCCACGCAGCCCTCCTACGGCGAGCGGCAGCGCCGCCTGCAGGACAAGCGCGAGCGCTCCGGCACCAAGGCGCTGCGGGGCCGGGTGCGGGACGCGGGCTGA